In a single window of the Paenibacillus sp. MMS20-IR301 genome:
- a CDS encoding glucose 1-dehydrogenase, with amino-acid sequence MMGKLDGKVALITGGNSGIGLASAKLFVAEGAKVVITGRNPVSLQAAVEELGAENAVAVQADVADPESAVLAVNAAVEAFGRLDVVYANAGIAGSTPLGSTELAAFEEVLRINVTGVFFTVQAALPHLQAGASVILTGSVLAKAGRPGNSAYAASKGAVSSMTKVLASELSPLGIRVNNIAPGVTRTPIWGQSAVDNWAQVEAAMSLSIPLNRAGDPEEIAKVALFLASDDSSYIQGADIAVDGGAGSSPLGAPVYRQKA; translated from the coding sequence ATGATGGGAAAGCTTGACGGGAAGGTTGCATTGATTACTGGGGGAAACAGCGGAATCGGCTTGGCCAGCGCTAAATTGTTTGTAGCGGAAGGAGCCAAAGTGGTGATTACCGGACGCAATCCGGTGTCCCTGCAGGCCGCTGTAGAAGAGTTAGGTGCGGAGAATGCCGTGGCGGTTCAGGCAGATGTAGCTGATCCGGAAAGTGCTGTGCTGGCGGTGAACGCAGCGGTTGAAGCTTTCGGCAGACTGGATGTAGTCTATGCTAACGCTGGTATCGCCGGTTCTACGCCGCTGGGCAGTACGGAGCTGGCTGCTTTTGAGGAGGTGCTCCGCATCAATGTGACCGGCGTCTTCTTCACCGTTCAGGCTGCACTGCCTCATCTGCAGGCCGGAGCGTCGGTCATTCTGACCGGCTCGGTGCTCGCCAAGGCGGGCCGGCCGGGCAATTCCGCATATGCCGCCAGTAAAGGGGCGGTCAGCAGCATGACGAAAGTGCTCGCTTCGGAGCTGTCGCCGCTCGGCATCCGGGTCAATAATATTGCGCCGGGTGTGACGCGTACGCCAATCTGGGGACAGTCTGCAGTGGACAACTGGGCCCAGGTGGAAGCGGCGATGTCACTTTCGATTCCGCTGAACCGCGCCGGTGATCCGGAGGAGATTGCCAAGGTTGCCCTGTTCCTGGCGTCTGATGATTCCTCCTACATCCAGGGGGCCGATATTGCCGTGGACGGCGGTGCAGGCAGCTCACCGCTGGGCGCGCCGGTTTACCGGCAGAAGGCGTAA
- a CDS encoding IS110 family transposase — MSIAKKYIGLDVSKAKIAVAIADEGRGEPRFWGIIEHTKERILKLLHQLQGSGESRVELEVCYEAGPTGYMLHRWLLEAGIACTVVAPSLIPQRAGDRIKTDKRDALRLAQLFRAGELTGIYIPSPEEEALRDLVRAREDAKEDMNRHKQRMGKFLLRLQLFPPSKVKAWTFAFEEWLDTLRFESSCHRIVFQEYRESIRETAERLRRYEKEIERLSHTHVQAPLIEALQALRGVATLTATTLVSEMVSVTRFASAPSFMSYCGLVPSEHSSGVSRSQGKLTKAGNAHLRRVLVEAAHHYRHSPGVRRKLRERISGLPPEVQRMAFEAQNRLHRKYMTMLGKGKHKSKIVAAIARELAGFVWAIARVLEKGDRNPATDSLIAG, encoded by the coding sequence ATGAGTATCGCCAAAAAGTATATTGGATTAGACGTATCCAAAGCCAAAATTGCTGTAGCCATCGCAGATGAGGGCCGTGGCGAACCCCGCTTTTGGGGGATTATTGAACATACCAAGGAACGCATACTAAAGCTTCTACATCAACTGCAAGGTTCCGGTGAATCCCGAGTGGAACTGGAAGTCTGCTACGAAGCCGGGCCCACCGGGTACATGCTTCACCGTTGGCTCCTCGAAGCCGGCATTGCCTGTACCGTTGTTGCTCCTTCTCTTATCCCTCAGCGCGCTGGGGACCGGATTAAAACCGACAAGCGGGATGCGCTTCGCTTGGCTCAACTCTTTCGGGCTGGCGAACTAACGGGGATCTACATCCCCTCTCCTGAGGAGGAAGCGCTCCGGGATCTCGTTCGAGCCCGCGAGGACGCCAAAGAAGATATGAACCGCCACAAGCAGCGCATGGGCAAGTTCCTGCTGCGTTTGCAGCTCTTCCCTCCAAGCAAGGTCAAGGCCTGGACCTTCGCCTTTGAAGAGTGGCTGGATACCCTCCGCTTCGAGAGTTCCTGCCACCGCATAGTCTTCCAGGAATACCGGGAGAGCATTCGAGAAACGGCAGAACGACTTCGGCGTTACGAAAAAGAGATCGAGCGTCTCTCTCACACCCATGTGCAGGCGCCACTTATTGAAGCCCTTCAGGCGCTGCGAGGAGTGGCCACACTCACCGCTACCACACTGGTGTCGGAGATGGTCAGTGTGACGCGGTTTGCCAGCGCCCCCTCGTTCATGAGCTACTGTGGGTTAGTACCCAGTGAACACTCCAGCGGTGTGAGCCGTAGTCAGGGAAAGCTGACCAAGGCAGGCAATGCACATTTGCGGCGGGTGCTGGTCGAAGCGGCCCACCATTACCGGCACTCACCGGGCGTACGGCGCAAATTGCGGGAGCGAATCAGCGGACTGCCGCCGGAGGTGCAGCGAATGGCCTTTGAGGCACAAAATCGACTTCATCGCAAATACATGACGATGCTGGGAAAAGGGAAGCACAAATCGAAAATCGTAGCCGCCATTGCCCGGGAGCTTGCCGGCTTTGTATGGGCTATTGCCAGAGTTCTGGAGAAGGGCGACCGAAACCCAGCCACGGATTCTCTAATTGCCGGATAA
- a CDS encoding helix-turn-helix domain-containing protein yields the protein MPKFKLSRLYFVKQRPTFLKIIIYFVSANVIVLAVSFIALFSLSSQTLLKEIGDHSESLLVNGAKNTAQLMEWSINYAYSSSSDVQIEAYALSEQHSDLDTYAVWSRLMNIKNGNPSIDSVYLINDYTQQIIDSRLGMNEFASFYDQEVLTRLRTRKLTDGAFLIPRNLVLPLESGQEKKVITAIVPYETGKSISAFVLNVDADKIMTLLQNNSNVLETSVFVLNDKKELVFSSVKLDAGQIQEFSRAVEKNANGWKIIKPQNLPEQMLVYANTSINGIQNWKFIEAIPKSVILNKITWLRNLTLLLFAGLFAASLWVIILLSKRVYSPIQELVHNVMEQHKAEQLDGQNEANELVYLSQVFVSQNERIHELTEHGRKDKFLAKERFLRDLLGGTTLSAAEIRNTFKELGIELPGGGVSVAIFRIDQFTGFTGRYSDKDQRLLRFAMANIIQESLQPDTVTQILTVDMGKDHVAVLLPAGRGQSAAAYLDKLQQSQRLVGQFLSIGTTVACGKYLEGLNELHEGYMETYEMTQERFRLGQGAFITGEHTDASPGELYHMPLELERQMMQAIHRADAPAFLDSLDTAIAALRERPYFECKMSLITLFMTIRRSMQEIAHQPALPSSWSLTSVENQIMKLETLEAVIGWMAEVSAKFLHEVAAVRSISRNAGLVGQVEQLIEAHLTDANLSVKMLSDELGLSVNYIRNLYKNETNRSITETISEQRLSMICEELVSSEAPIEPIVLKYGFASLNTFYIAFKKRYGVTPAVYRKVNQK from the coding sequence ATGCCCAAATTCAAACTATCCCGGCTCTATTTTGTGAAGCAACGTCCGACTTTTCTCAAAATCATCATTTATTTCGTCAGTGCCAATGTGATCGTACTGGCGGTATCCTTCATTGCCCTCTTTTCGCTATCCTCCCAAACACTGCTCAAGGAAATCGGTGACCACTCCGAGTCACTGTTAGTGAATGGTGCGAAGAATACAGCCCAGCTCATGGAATGGTCTATTAATTATGCCTACTCCTCCAGCTCAGATGTTCAAATTGAGGCATATGCACTCTCAGAGCAGCACAGTGATCTGGACACCTATGCCGTCTGGAGCCGGCTGATGAATATCAAGAACGGCAATCCCTCCATTGATTCGGTCTATCTGATTAATGATTATACGCAGCAGATTATCGATTCCCGGCTGGGCATGAATGAATTCGCCAGCTTCTATGATCAGGAGGTACTCACGCGGCTGCGGACCCGGAAGCTGACTGACGGTGCTTTTCTGATTCCCCGCAATCTTGTGCTGCCGCTGGAATCCGGCCAGGAGAAGAAAGTGATTACAGCCATCGTCCCCTATGAGACAGGCAAATCCATCTCTGCCTTCGTGCTGAACGTCGATGCGGACAAGATCATGACGCTGCTGCAAAATAACAGCAATGTGCTGGAGACCAGCGTCTTTGTGCTCAATGACAAGAAGGAGCTGGTCTTCAGCAGCGTGAAGCTGGACGCAGGGCAGATCCAGGAGTTCAGCCGGGCGGTGGAGAAGAATGCGAACGGCTGGAAGATCATCAAGCCGCAGAACCTCCCGGAGCAAATGCTGGTCTATGCCAACACCTCAATCAACGGCATTCAGAACTGGAAGTTTATCGAGGCTATTCCCAAATCCGTTATTCTGAACAAAATCACGTGGCTGCGGAATTTGACCCTGCTGCTGTTCGCCGGACTGTTTGCCGCTTCCCTCTGGGTAATTATTTTATTGTCCAAGCGGGTGTATTCGCCAATTCAGGAGCTGGTGCACAATGTGATGGAGCAGCATAAGGCGGAGCAGCTGGACGGGCAAAATGAAGCCAATGAGCTGGTGTATCTCTCCCAGGTGTTCGTCTCACAGAATGAGCGGATACACGAGCTGACAGAGCATGGCCGGAAGGACAAGTTTCTGGCCAAGGAGCGGTTTCTGCGGGATTTATTAGGAGGAACAACCTTATCTGCTGCAGAGATCCGCAATACCTTTAAGGAGCTTGGGATTGAATTGCCTGGCGGGGGAGTATCCGTAGCCATCTTCCGGATCGACCAGTTTACCGGCTTCACCGGACGGTATTCTGACAAAGACCAGCGGCTGCTGCGCTTTGCCATGGCTAATATTATTCAGGAGTCGCTTCAGCCGGACACAGTAACGCAGATTCTGACCGTTGATATGGGCAAAGATCATGTTGCCGTGCTTCTTCCCGCAGGCAGAGGACAATCAGCAGCCGCATACTTAGATAAGCTGCAGCAGTCGCAGCGGCTTGTGGGGCAGTTCTTGTCCATCGGCACCACGGTTGCTTGCGGTAAATATTTAGAGGGGTTAAACGAGCTTCATGAGGGGTATATGGAGACCTATGAGATGACCCAGGAGCGTTTCCGCTTGGGGCAGGGCGCATTTATCACCGGGGAGCATACGGATGCAAGTCCCGGCGAGCTGTACCATATGCCGCTGGAGCTGGAACGGCAAATGATGCAGGCCATCCACAGGGCGGATGCTCCCGCATTCCTGGACAGCCTGGATACCGCAATTGCCGCACTCCGGGAACGCCCTTACTTTGAATGCAAAATGTCATTGATCACTTTATTCATGACCATCCGCCGCTCGATGCAGGAGATTGCCCACCAGCCGGCACTGCCCAGCTCCTGGAGCCTGACTTCGGTGGAGAATCAGATTATGAAGCTTGAGACACTGGAAGCTGTGATCGGATGGATGGCCGAGGTCTCCGCCAAATTCCTGCATGAGGTCGCGGCTGTCCGCAGCATCTCCCGGAATGCCGGGCTGGTAGGGCAGGTAGAACAGCTCATCGAAGCTCATCTGACCGATGCCAACCTGTCCGTCAAGATGCTCTCGGATGAACTTGGCCTGTCGGTTAACTACATCCGTAACCTGTATAAGAACGAGACGAACCGATCCATTACCGAGACGATCTCTGAGCAGCGCCTGAGTATGATCTGCGAGGAGCTGGTCTCCAGCGAAGCACCGATCGAGCCCATCGTCCTGAAATACGGCTTCGCTTCATTAAATACCTTCTACATTGCCTTCAAAAAAAGATACGGCGTGACTCCGGCAGTCTACAGGAAGGTTAATCAGAAATAG
- a CDS encoding ABC transporter permease subunit, whose translation MPNVRKRGAGYKLQQIARNPFLYGMAVPGLLFFLIFSYFPIYGIMIAFKDYDFSKGITGSEWVGFRNFNYFFTSDDFWIILRNTLLLNVLFIIFTTVAAVLIALMFNEIRSKYFKRISQSLIFLPYFMSWIVIGMLVQSFLGGEAPPVNTLLQNLGFEPVNWMFESSLWPWILTVIRVWQGAGYLSIIFLAAITGISEDLYEAARIDGASKLQIMLRITLPLLVPTISIMTLLSVGKIFNGDFAMIYAIIGDNSLLYPTTDVIDTFVFRSMRQLHDFGMSSAVGLFQSVMGLIFVIIANAVTRKMSKESALF comes from the coding sequence ATGCCAAATGTCCGGAAACGCGGGGCGGGCTACAAGCTGCAGCAAATTGCACGTAATCCTTTTTTATACGGGATGGCGGTGCCGGGATTGCTCTTCTTTCTTATCTTCAGTTATTTTCCGATTTACGGAATTATGATTGCATTTAAGGATTATGACTTTTCCAAAGGAATTACCGGGAGTGAGTGGGTGGGCTTCCGCAACTTCAATTATTTCTTCACCTCGGATGATTTCTGGATTATCCTGCGTAACACGCTGCTGCTGAATGTGCTGTTCATTATCTTTACTACCGTGGCGGCGGTGCTGATTGCGCTGATGTTCAATGAGATCCGGAGCAAGTATTTTAAAAGAATATCCCAATCGCTGATCTTCCTGCCTTACTTCATGTCATGGATTGTGATCGGGATGCTGGTCCAGTCCTTCCTGGGCGGAGAAGCTCCGCCGGTCAATACGCTGCTGCAGAATCTGGGCTTTGAACCGGTCAACTGGATGTTTGAATCGTCCCTGTGGCCATGGATTCTTACAGTTATCCGCGTATGGCAGGGCGCCGGGTATTTATCGATTATTTTCCTGGCGGCCATTACAGGCATCTCCGAGGATCTGTATGAAGCGGCGCGGATAGACGGTGCCTCCAAGCTGCAGATTATGCTGCGGATTACACTGCCTCTGCTCGTGCCGACCATATCCATTATGACGCTCTTATCGGTTGGCAAAATCTTCAACGGCGACTTCGCCATGATCTATGCGATTATCGGTGACAATTCGCTGCTGTATCCGACGACCGATGTCATTGATACCTTCGTATTCCGCTCCATGCGGCAGCTTCATGATTTCGGGATGTCCTCGGCAGTCGGGCTGTTCCAGTCGGTAATGGGTCTGATCTTCGTCATTATTGCCAATGCGGTCACACGCAAAATGTCCAAAGAATCCGCATTGTTCTAG
- a CDS encoding carbohydrate ABC transporter permease, which produces MKQTLSDRLFSFVAYAILMVFTIFCILPFLLMVIGSFTDESELIVNGYTLFPKAFSVAAYKALLHSDALYNGYGITIIITVVGTLTALCISAMLAYSLANKRNVLQTPFLLFCYLPMLFTGGIIPFYIVVSQWLHLQNTIWALILPLLCQPFLVFLLVSFFRTVPEELEEAARIDGANEMRVFFQIILPISKPILASVGLFYALYYWNDWFMGLMFIDNEKLFPLQLILRRMVSNMEAAKNLIPSSAAISTVVPTYGVRMATTVLTIGPIILLYPMLQKYFVKGLTVGAVKG; this is translated from the coding sequence TTGAAACAGACATTGTCTGACCGCTTATTCAGTTTTGTTGCCTATGCCATCCTCATGGTCTTCACGATATTCTGCATTCTGCCGTTTCTGCTGATGGTCATCGGCTCATTCACGGATGAGAGTGAGCTGATTGTTAACGGCTATACGCTGTTCCCGAAAGCGTTCTCGGTTGCAGCCTACAAGGCGCTCCTGCACTCGGACGCTCTATACAACGGATATGGAATTACGATCATCATTACCGTTGTTGGTACGTTAACGGCGCTTTGCATTTCAGCCATGCTGGCCTATTCCCTGGCCAATAAGCGTAATGTGCTGCAAACGCCATTCCTGCTGTTCTGTTATCTGCCTATGCTGTTCACGGGCGGGATTATTCCGTTCTACATCGTAGTCAGCCAATGGCTGCATCTGCAAAATACAATTTGGGCGCTGATTCTGCCGCTGCTCTGCCAGCCCTTCCTGGTATTCCTGCTCGTAAGCTTCTTCCGGACGGTACCGGAGGAGCTGGAGGAGGCGGCGCGCATAGACGGGGCCAATGAAATGAGAGTATTCTTTCAGATCATCCTGCCGATTTCCAAGCCGATTCTGGCCTCTGTGGGGTTATTCTATGCCCTTTACTATTGGAATGACTGGTTCATGGGCCTGATGTTTATCGATAACGAGAAGCTCTTCCCGCTGCAGCTGATTCTGCGCCGGATGGTTTCCAATATGGAAGCGGCCAAGAATCTGATTCCTTCTTCCGCGGCGATCTCCACCGTAGTTCCAACCTATGGGGTGCGTATGGCAACCACGGTTCTGACGATAGGCCCGATTATTCTCCTCTATCCGATGCTGCAGAAATATTTTGTCAAAGGGCTGACTGTAGGAGCTGTTAAAGGATAG
- a CDS encoding DUF3502 domain-containing protein, whose translation MKSKKIFSFTLTALLSLSMLLSGCGGNNGSNNTEAGAADNAKGTEQSNSAGSPKETVELKAYFPGDKPAGFEDVLKAVNDKLKADNIGASLNINFLPWSDYGNSVSVKMSAGEEFDMYLDAPWLSMSQMIASGSIIALDDLVASRKELKESIPDQMWEANKFGGKIMGIPLGTVQGTLYGFVIRKDLREKYGMPELKTVADVEKFLYTVKEKETAIKPFVIDGRKADKLPAMFKDTLNTSKDSYIETLVPMFYYSLADKKVVGAWEDTSFDQSFERATKYYQDGILSKNIAQEQNAQTLFNQGKYAATYYAADGVEGLKYLDALKIEGAELEVVVPHDDNSKPYSNYQQWNFLTIPKASKHAELVMDVANWLSVKENHDLMQYGVEGKDWEPVGDSSYKQLSGYVFPGFVLTWRPQLERTPDNMLAGDKEWVEKAGAAEFFTLSPITGFSFDAEQVKTEYAKTTPFFDSVFLPLSQGVLPADKGKAMLKDKILGVGGQKVIDEIQKQIDAVVAE comes from the coding sequence ATGAAATCAAAGAAAATATTCAGCTTTACGCTCACTGCGTTACTCTCGCTGTCCATGCTATTGTCCGGCTGCGGGGGGAACAATGGAAGCAATAATACGGAAGCAGGGGCTGCGGATAACGCTAAGGGTACGGAACAGAGCAATTCCGCCGGCAGCCCGAAGGAAACTGTCGAATTAAAGGCTTATTTCCCGGGTGATAAACCTGCCGGCTTCGAGGATGTGCTGAAGGCGGTAAACGACAAGCTGAAGGCGGATAACATCGGTGCTTCGCTGAATATCAATTTTCTGCCCTGGTCTGATTACGGCAATTCGGTCTCGGTAAAAATGTCGGCGGGCGAGGAGTTCGACATGTATCTGGATGCACCGTGGCTGTCTATGTCGCAGATGATTGCCAGCGGCTCGATCATTGCGCTCGATGATCTGGTTGCTTCACGCAAGGAATTGAAGGAATCCATTCCTGACCAGATGTGGGAAGCCAACAAGTTCGGCGGCAAGATCATGGGAATTCCGCTTGGCACAGTACAAGGAACTTTATACGGCTTCGTAATCCGCAAGGATCTGCGTGAGAAATACGGGATGCCTGAGCTGAAGACGGTGGCAGATGTGGAGAAATTCCTCTATACCGTCAAAGAAAAGGAAACAGCGATCAAGCCGTTTGTTATTGACGGCCGCAAGGCGGATAAGCTTCCGGCGATGTTCAAGGATACGCTGAACACCAGCAAGGACAGCTACATTGAGACGCTGGTGCCTATGTTCTACTACTCGCTTGCGGACAAGAAGGTGGTTGGAGCCTGGGAAGACACGAGCTTTGACCAGTCCTTCGAAAGAGCGACTAAATATTATCAGGACGGTATCCTGTCCAAGAATATTGCCCAGGAGCAGAATGCCCAGACCTTGTTCAATCAGGGCAAATATGCAGCAACCTATTATGCGGCTGACGGTGTAGAAGGCCTGAAGTATCTGGATGCGCTTAAGATTGAAGGCGCTGAGCTTGAAGTGGTCGTTCCGCATGATGACAATTCGAAGCCTTATTCCAATTATCAGCAGTGGAACTTCCTCACTATTCCTAAGGCTTCAAAGCATGCCGAGCTGGTGATGGATGTAGCCAATTGGCTGTCGGTGAAAGAGAATCATGACCTGATGCAGTACGGGGTTGAAGGAAAAGACTGGGAGCCTGTAGGGGATTCGAGTTATAAGCAGCTCTCCGGTTACGTATTCCCGGGCTTTGTGCTCACCTGGCGTCCGCAGCTGGAGCGTACTCCGGATAATATGCTGGCCGGAGATAAGGAATGGGTTGAAAAGGCCGGCGCAGCGGAGTTCTTCACCTTAAGCCCGATTACCGGCTTCAGCTTTGATGCCGAGCAGGTAAAGACCGAATACGCCAAAACAACCCCGTTCTTCGACTCTGTGTTCCTGCCGCTGTCCCAAGGCGTTCTGCCGGCGGATAAGGGCAAAGCGATGCTGAAGGACAAGATTCTTGGTGTCGGCGGGCAAAAGGTCATAGATGAGATTCAAAAGCAGATTGATGCCGTGGTAGCCGAATAG
- a CDS encoding glycoside hydrolase family 130 protein codes for MPVIRAEQNPVVRPNDVKPSRPDFKVLGAFNAGAAVYGDETILLLRVAEAPVSSSEAEVLIPKLNETTGEIIVERLSAGDERYDFSDSRFVAENGQVVMLTSMSHLRVARSRDGIHFTVEDQPALFPQTALEAWGIEDPRITQIEGKYYITYSAASSRGVGVGLAETADFRNFKRHGLMMAPENKDVMLFPEAIQGKYYALTRPVPHAFGAPEMWIAESPDLLHWGNHRFLMGLRKASWDGGRMGGGAVPVRTERGWLALYHGADSKHRYCMGAVLLDLEDPGKVLARSTRPFLEPEADYEVNGFFGGVVFSCGALLNGDTIRMYYGAADEVMAVADIPLEEIWATLAPEAD; via the coding sequence ATGCCAGTTATACGTGCTGAACAGAATCCGGTCGTAAGACCTAATGATGTGAAACCTTCGAGGCCGGACTTTAAGGTGCTGGGAGCCTTCAATGCCGGAGCCGCTGTGTATGGGGATGAGACCATTTTGCTGCTCCGGGTAGCTGAAGCGCCGGTCAGCAGCTCAGAAGCAGAAGTGCTGATCCCGAAGCTGAATGAGACTACAGGGGAGATCATCGTAGAACGCTTGTCTGCCGGTGATGAACGGTATGACTTCAGTGATTCCCGGTTTGTAGCGGAGAACGGCCAGGTGGTGATGCTGACCTCGATGTCCCATCTGCGTGTGGCCCGCAGCAGGGATGGTATTCATTTCACGGTAGAGGATCAGCCGGCGCTCTTCCCGCAGACTGCGCTTGAAGCCTGGGGAATAGAAGACCCGCGCATCACGCAGATCGAAGGCAAGTATTACATCACCTATAGTGCGGCTTCGTCCCGGGGTGTTGGTGTCGGGCTGGCTGAAACCGCCGATTTCCGCAACTTCAAGCGCCACGGGCTGATGATGGCTCCGGAGAACAAGGATGTCATGCTGTTTCCTGAGGCCATCCAGGGCAAATATTATGCCCTGACCCGTCCGGTGCCGCATGCATTCGGTGCTCCGGAAATGTGGATTGCCGAATCGCCCGACCTGCTGCATTGGGGCAATCACCGGTTCCTGATGGGGCTGCGCAAGGCATCCTGGGATGGCGGCCGGATGGGCGGCGGCGCAGTACCGGTCCGCACGGAACGCGGCTGGCTTGCCCTGTATCACGGGGCCGATTCCAAGCACCGTTATTGCATGGGCGCTGTGCTGCTGGACCTGGAGGATCCCGGCAAAGTGCTGGCCCGGTCCACCCGGCCGTTCCTGGAGCCGGAGGCTGATTATGAAGTGAACGGCTTCTTCGGCGGAGTGGTTTTCTCGTGCGGGGCTCTGCTGAACGGGGATACGATCCGTATGTACTACGGTGCTGCTGATGAGGTCATGGCGGTTGCTGATATTCCGCTGGAGGAGATTTGGGCTACCCTTGCACCTGAGGCGGATTAA
- the hpt gene encoding hypoxanthine phosphoribosyltransferase: MMTQITKVLVSKDQLQQRVKELGAEISRDYEGKELVLICILKGGAVFTSDLMREISFPVGIDFMSVSSYGASSTSSGVITIKKDIDMDIRGKHVLLVEDLIDTGLTLQHLKQLFALREAASVRICTILSKPSRRLVDVPIDYSGIDIPDEFVVGYGLDYAEQYRNLPEVWIVETGN, translated from the coding sequence ATCATGACCCAAATCACCAAAGTTCTGGTCAGCAAGGACCAGCTGCAGCAAAGAGTTAAGGAGCTGGGAGCCGAAATATCGCGTGACTATGAGGGTAAGGAGCTTGTACTCATCTGCATCCTCAAGGGCGGAGCCGTGTTCACATCTGATCTGATGCGCGAAATTTCGTTCCCGGTCGGCATTGACTTTATGTCGGTATCCAGCTACGGTGCAAGCTCTACCTCTTCCGGTGTCATCACGATCAAAAAGGATATCGATATGGATATCCGCGGCAAGCATGTGCTGCTCGTCGAGGATCTGATCGACACCGGCCTGACGCTGCAGCACCTGAAGCAGCTGTTCGCGCTGCGCGAAGCGGCCAGCGTCCGCATCTGTACGATCTTAAGCAAACCGTCCCGCCGGCTGGTCGATGTTCCGATTGATTACAGCGGCATTGATATCCCTGACGAATTCGTCGTCGGCTATGGCCTGGATTACGCGGAGCAATACCGCAATCTGCCGGAGGTCTGGATTGTAGAGACAGGCAACTAA
- a CDS encoding IMP dehydrogenase: MAYYYEQPSRTFSEFLLVPSLTTKECIPGNVDLRTPVTKFRQGEAPALTMNLPVTSAVMQAVSDHNMAIALAKSGGISFIYGSQSIEQQVEMVRRVKKFKAGFVLSDSNLRPEDTLQDVLALKARSGHSTIAITDNGEPTGKLMGIVTSRDYRENRLPPEFPITGFMTPLSSLIYAEEGISLTEANDMIWDHKLNCLPIVSTSGHLVHLVFRKDYDSHQEYPLELHDDNKQLIVGAGINSRDYKDRVPALVEAGADVLCIDSSDGYSEWQAETIRYIKDTFGDNVKVGAGNVVDKEGFLYLVEAGADFIKVGIGGGSICITREQKGIGRGQASSVIEVAAARKEYYEQTGIYVPICSDGGIVHDYHIVLALAMGADFVMLGRYFARFDESPGRKLLVGGNFVKEYWGEGSSRARNWQRYDFGNEGKESKLEFEEGVDSFIPYAGRLKDNLDLSISKIKSTMCNCGALTIPSLQQKAKITLVSSTTIFEGGAHDVMLKEKDRSSS; encoded by the coding sequence ATGGCTTATTATTACGAGCAGCCGTCAAGAACGTTCAGCGAGTTCCTGCTGGTGCCCAGCCTGACGACCAAGGAATGTATTCCCGGCAATGTCGATCTCAGGACCCCGGTAACCAAATTCCGCCAAGGAGAGGCCCCGGCGCTGACGATGAATCTTCCGGTTACCTCGGCGGTGATGCAGGCGGTATCGGACCATAATATGGCGATTGCACTGGCGAAAAGCGGCGGCATCTCCTTCATCTACGGCTCACAGTCTATTGAACAGCAGGTCGAGATGGTCCGCCGGGTCAAAAAGTTCAAGGCCGGCTTCGTCCTCAGTGACTCCAACCTCCGTCCGGAGGATACGCTTCAGGATGTTCTTGCTCTTAAAGCGCGCAGCGGCCACTCCACCATCGCCATTACGGACAACGGGGAACCGACAGGCAAGCTGATGGGCATCGTCACAAGCCGCGACTACCGTGAGAACCGCCTGCCTCCGGAATTTCCGATTACGGGATTCATGACGCCTCTATCGTCGCTGATCTACGCCGAAGAAGGCATCTCTTTAACCGAAGCCAATGATATGATCTGGGATCATAAGCTGAACTGCCTGCCCATTGTCAGTACCAGCGGCCATCTGGTCCATCTGGTATTCCGCAAGGATTATGACAGCCACCAGGAATACCCGCTGGAGCTGCATGACGATAACAAACAGCTGATTGTCGGGGCGGGCATTAACTCCCGGGATTATAAGGACCGCGTTCCGGCGCTGGTCGAGGCCGGGGCGGATGTGCTCTGCATCGATTCCTCTGACGGCTACTCCGAGTGGCAGGCCGAGACCATCCGCTATATTAAGGATACTTTCGGCGACAATGTGAAGGTCGGCGCAGGCAATGTTGTCGACAAGGAAGGTTTCCTGTACCTGGTGGAAGCCGGAGCGGATTTCATCAAGGTCGGCATCGGCGGCGGCTCCATCTGTATTACCCGTGAGCAGAAAGGCATCGGACGCGGCCAGGCCTCCTCCGTCATCGAGGTCGCGGCGGCCCGCAAGGAATATTATGAGCAGACCGGCATCTATGTCCCGATCTGCTCGGACGGCGGGATTGTCCATGATTATCATATTGTGCTGGCGCTGGCTATGGGGGCGGACTTCGTCATGCTGGGCCGCTATTTCGCCAGATTCGACGAGAGTCCCGGGCGCAAGCTGCTGGTCGGCGGCAATTTCGTGAAGGAATACTGGGGTGAAGGCTCGAGCCGTGCCCGCAACTGGCAGCGTTATGACTTCGGCAATGAGGGCAAGGAGAGCAAGCTGGAGTTCGAGGAAGGCGTGGATTCCTTCATCCCTTATGCCGGACGGCTCAAGGATAATCTCGATCTCAGCATCAGCAAAATCAAATCCACCATGTGCAACTGCGGCGCGCTGACCATTCCTTCCTTGCAGCAGAAAGCCAAGATTACACTGGTCTCCTCTACGACGATCTTTGAAGGCGGCGCACATGATGTTATGCTTAAGGAAAAGGACAGATCATCTTCCTGA